Proteins from one Deltaproteobacteria bacterium genomic window:
- a CDS encoding diguanylate cyclase gives MTQVRVLLADKPSKTTDKLAAALRKRKLHVDLVGDAHAALARYAQSTPHVAIVGQGLAGPAFALCKALRAHDPAAVLLAMAADAKSHRAAERAGADATLDKPIDPRLIEASVRPLALLRTMRLAQTQSGGPIFDPLTGFYAFEHFKQALFVEVKRARRYKVPIAVILSSITAHGENEAPELRQELMGGLALAVRSATRDTDLPVAYGQHNVMILLPHTSADGAEAVGRRILFKIAKSTLRHEGRRLKTRISLGLAASGDGEHPFSELVHAAALRLKEAEARGGNCLVAK, from the coding sequence ATGACCCAGGTCCGCGTGCTCCTCGCCGACAAGCCTTCGAAGACGACCGACAAGCTCGCGGCCGCGCTTCGCAAGCGCAAGCTGCACGTGGACCTCGTCGGCGATGCGCACGCAGCGCTCGCCCGGTACGCCCAAAGCACGCCGCACGTGGCGATTGTCGGGCAGGGCCTTGCCGGGCCGGCGTTCGCGCTCTGCAAGGCGCTGCGCGCGCACGATCCCGCGGCGGTGCTGCTCGCGATGGCCGCCGACGCCAAATCGCACCGGGCCGCCGAGCGCGCCGGCGCCGACGCCACCCTCGACAAGCCCATCGATCCGCGGCTCATCGAAGCCTCGGTGCGTCCGCTCGCGCTGCTGCGGACGATGCGCCTCGCGCAGACGCAGTCCGGCGGCCCCATCTTCGATCCGCTCACCGGCTTCTACGCGTTCGAGCACTTCAAGCAGGCGCTGTTCGTCGAGGTGAAGCGTGCGCGGCGATACAAGGTGCCGATCGCCGTCATCCTCAGCAGCATCACCGCGCACGGCGAGAACGAAGCGCCCGAGCTGCGCCAGGAGCTGATGGGCGGGCTGGCGCTCGCGGTGCGCAGCGCCACGCGCGACACCGATCTGCCCGTCGCGTACGGCCAGCACAACGTGATGATCCTCTTGCCGCACACCTCGGCGGACGGCGCGGAGGCGGTCGGACGACGCATCCTCTTCAAGATTGCGAAGAGCACGCTGCGCCACGAAGGCCGGCGCTTGAAGACGCGCATCTCGCTCGGGCTCGCGGCCTCGGGCGACGGCGAGCATCCCTTCTCGGAGCTGGTGCACGCCGCGGCGCTGCGACTCAAAGAAGCCGAGGCGCGCGGCGGAAACTGCCTGGTGGCGAAGTGA
- a CDS encoding alkene reductase, with amino-acid sequence MSSLPLFSPLKLGRITLKNRAVMAPMTRSRATADHVPTPLMAEYYGQRAGAGLIVTEGIGPSPNGTGYARIPGLWSAEQVEAWKPVTAAVHARGGAIFAQLMHTGRESHPANLVAGAEVVAPSAVASPGEIQSDQLGKQPKPVPRALTLEELPATRAEFVTAAKNAIAAGFDGVELHGANGYLLEQFLNPISNTRTDAYGGTPENRNRFVIEVAKAVVEAIGGDRVGIRISPYGANGGMKPFPEIDAQYQKLAEGLADAGVEYLHLVDHSAMGGQAVPAPLKEWLSKHWPRTFIASGGFDGPKANQVLADDRADLVAFGRPFLSNPDLVIRLEKNLPLAPPDPKTFFTPGPKGYTDYPAAT; translated from the coding sequence ATGTCGTCGTTGCCGCTCTTCTCGCCGCTGAAGCTCGGACGCATCACGCTCAAGAACCGCGCGGTCATGGCGCCCATGACGCGCAGCCGCGCGACTGCCGACCACGTCCCCACGCCGCTGATGGCCGAGTACTACGGCCAGCGCGCGGGCGCCGGGCTCATCGTGACCGAGGGCATTGGCCCGTCGCCGAATGGGACAGGCTACGCGCGCATTCCAGGGCTGTGGTCGGCCGAGCAGGTGGAGGCATGGAAGCCGGTGACCGCGGCCGTGCACGCGCGCGGCGGCGCCATCTTCGCGCAGCTCATGCACACCGGACGCGAGAGCCATCCAGCCAATCTCGTCGCGGGCGCGGAGGTCGTGGCCCCGAGCGCCGTGGCCAGCCCAGGCGAGATCCAGTCCGACCAGCTCGGCAAGCAGCCCAAGCCCGTGCCGCGCGCGCTCACGCTCGAGGAGCTGCCCGCGACGCGCGCCGAGTTCGTGACCGCGGCCAAGAACGCCATCGCCGCCGGCTTCGACGGCGTGGAGCTGCACGGCGCGAACGGCTACCTGCTCGAGCAGTTCCTGAACCCCATCAGCAACACGCGCACCGACGCGTACGGCGGCACGCCGGAGAACCGCAACCGCTTCGTCATCGAGGTGGCCAAGGCCGTCGTCGAAGCCATCGGCGGCGATCGCGTGGGCATCCGCATTTCTCCGTACGGCGCCAACGGCGGCATGAAGCCGTTCCCGGAGATCGACGCCCAGTACCAGAAGCTCGCCGAAGGGCTGGCCGACGCGGGTGTGGAGTACCTGCACCTCGTCGACCACAGCGCCATGGGCGGGCAGGCCGTGCCGGCGCCGCTGAAGGAGTGGCTGTCGAAGCACTGGCCGCGCACGTTCATCGCCAGCGGCGGCTTCGACGGCCCCAAGGCCAACCAGGTGCTCGCCGACGATCGCGCGGATCTGGTCGCGTTTGGCCGGCCGTTCCTCTCGAATCCGGATCTGGTGATTCGCCTGGAGAAGAACCTGCCGCTCGCCCCGCCCGACCCGAAGACGTTCTTCACTCCGGGCCCCAAGGGCTACACGGACTATCCTGCGGCGACATGA